Proteins encoded together in one Bradyrhizobium sp. CB82 window:
- a CDS encoding homoserine O-succinyltransferase → MTVLIDKDQGILSPALVPAQGDARDDGREITIGLINNMPDPALKATERQFMKLLQAAAGARRIRFQRFSLPSVKRSSEARWHVESEYSDLSDLKRQRYDGLIVTGAEPVAPDLDQEPYWRDLTDIIDWARTNTRSTIWSCLAAHAAVLHLDRIARRPLAAKCHGIFDCETIGSDRLTRAAPAQLKVSHSRLNEVAEADLTKHDYQVLTRSTKAGVDVFTRQYASRFVFFQGHPEYDALSLQREYLRDIGRFLARERETYPALPVSYFDAATEEKLIRFEKRAKHQRHPAMASELPGLNLRGDIAAGSAAAVLFRNWLDFLAEDAAMPLSLR, encoded by the coding sequence GCCGGCGCAGGGTGACGCGCGCGACGATGGTCGCGAGATCACCATCGGTCTGATCAACAACATGCCTGATCCGGCACTGAAGGCGACCGAGCGACAGTTCATGAAGCTGTTGCAAGCCGCCGCCGGCGCGCGCCGCATCCGCTTCCAGCGTTTTTCGCTGCCCTCGGTCAAGCGCTCGTCGGAAGCGCGCTGGCATGTCGAGAGCGAATATTCCGACCTCTCCGATCTGAAGCGGCAAAGATACGACGGATTGATCGTGACCGGCGCCGAGCCGGTCGCGCCCGACCTCGATCAGGAGCCCTACTGGCGCGATCTCACTGACATCATCGACTGGGCGAGGACCAACACGCGCTCGACGATCTGGTCGTGCCTTGCCGCGCATGCAGCGGTGCTGCATCTCGACCGGATCGCGCGGCGGCCGCTTGCCGCCAAATGCCACGGCATTTTCGACTGCGAGACGATCGGCAGCGATCGGCTGACGCGCGCCGCGCCGGCGCAGTTGAAAGTCTCACACTCAAGGCTGAACGAGGTCGCAGAAGCCGACCTCACCAAGCATGACTACCAGGTGCTGACACGGTCGACCAAGGCCGGCGTCGACGTCTTCACCCGGCAATATGCCAGCCGTTTCGTATTCTTCCAGGGCCATCCAGAGTATGACGCGCTGTCGCTGCAGCGTGAATATCTGCGCGATATCGGCCGCTTCCTGGCGCGCGAACGCGAGACCTATCCAGCACTGCCCGTGAGCTATTTTGACGCAGCGACCGAGGAGAAGCTCATCCGCTTCGAAAAGCGCGCCAAGCATCAGCGTCATCCGGCGATGGCGAGCGAACTGCCCGGGCTGAATTTGCGCGGTGATATCGCCGCAGGAAGCGCCGCGGCTGTGCTTTTCAGGAACTGGCTCGATTTTCTCGCCGAAGATGCGGCGATGCCGCTATCTCTGCGCTAA
- a CDS encoding polysaccharide deacetylase family protein — translation MSNRLARHFAVSAHRLSARAPMVSFTFDDAPDSAASRGASMLEEYGGRGTFYLAGSQIGQWSGHWLGLSNDAILQLHHRGHEIACHTFSHRRAADLDQTALAREIEQNRTYFRALDPTIRLENFAYPYGLASIWRKPQLTKSFRSARGILPGVNRDVIDLHLLRSTPLIDKDIDAGGIDRYFDETTASGGWLIFYGHDVVTRPSPYGCSPSLLHHALKAARKHDVPIVTVAEGLRRIGA, via the coding sequence GTGAGCAATCGGCTGGCCCGGCATTTTGCGGTCTCGGCGCACCGGCTGTCGGCACGTGCGCCGATGGTCAGCTTCACCTTCGATGACGCTCCCGACAGCGCCGCGAGCCGTGGCGCCTCCATGCTGGAAGAATATGGCGGACGCGGCACGTTCTATCTGGCCGGCAGCCAGATCGGGCAGTGGTCCGGACACTGGCTCGGATTATCCAATGACGCGATTCTGCAACTCCATCATCGCGGCCACGAGATCGCCTGCCACACGTTCTCGCACCGCCGTGCAGCCGATCTCGATCAAACCGCGCTGGCGCGCGAGATCGAGCAGAACCGCACCTATTTTCGCGCGCTCGACCCGACGATCAGGCTCGAGAATTTCGCGTACCCTTACGGTCTCGCCTCGATCTGGCGCAAGCCGCAGCTCACCAAGAGCTTCCGCTCGGCACGCGGCATCCTTCCCGGCGTCAATCGCGACGTCATCGACCTGCATCTGCTGCGTTCCACGCCTTTGATCGACAAGGACATCGATGCCGGCGGCATCGACCGCTATTTCGACGAGACCACTGCGAGCGGCGGCTGGCTGATCTTCTACGGCCACGACGTCGTCACCCGGCCGAGCCCCTATGGCTGCTCGCCGTCCCTATTGCACCACGCATTGAAGGCGGCGCGGAAGCACGACGTTCCGATCGTGACGGTCGCCGAAGGCCTACGGCGAATCGGGGCGTAG
- the recQ gene encoding DNA helicase RecQ has protein sequence MSAPSTASQPAPADGRDALSVLHSVFGLSGFRGAQGEIVRHVTAGGNCLVLMPTGGGKSLCYQLPSLLREGCGVVVSPLIALMRDQVAGLIESGVNAAALNSSLTPQEASEVERRLIAGDLDLLYIAPERLVTPRCLSMLAQARVALFAIDEAHCVSQWGHDFRPEYVALSVIAERFPDVPRIALTATADELTRKEIVERLQLADAPQFVSSFDRPNIRYEIVDKRNSVAQLKEFIRERHGGEAGIVYCLSRNRVEEVAAALSDAGIPALPYHAGLDGGVRSRNQDRFLNEDGIVIVATIAFGMGIDKPDVRFVAHLDLPKSIEAYYQETGRAGRDGNPSAAWMAYGLSDIVQQRRMIDESGASDAFKRASIGKLDALVGLAETAHCRRRRLLAYFGETVMADNCGNCDNCLTPPQMRDGKVLAQKLLSCVYRTGQRFGAMHLIDVLVGRLTEKVTQFGHDKLTVFGVGRELNEKQWRTVLRQLVAMGHLQSDSEAFGALKLTESSRGVLRGETEVWLREEAPGTRLRASRAKSRRGDLAPASSAPQGDVDPELRARLRAWRSEVARERGVPAYVVLHDATIDGIVRAWPTTLDELRNVPGIGDKKLEHYGEELLRLIRTR, from the coding sequence ATGTCCGCCCCCTCCACCGCTTCCCAACCCGCGCCGGCCGATGGCCGCGACGCGTTGTCGGTGCTGCATTCGGTGTTCGGGCTCTCCGGCTTCCGTGGCGCGCAAGGCGAAATCGTCCGGCATGTGACGGCGGGCGGTAATTGCCTGGTGCTGATGCCGACCGGCGGCGGCAAGTCGCTCTGTTACCAGTTGCCATCCCTCTTGCGCGAAGGCTGCGGCGTCGTGGTGTCGCCTCTGATCGCTCTGATGCGCGATCAGGTCGCGGGCCTGATCGAATCCGGCGTCAACGCTGCCGCGCTGAACTCCTCGCTGACACCGCAAGAAGCCTCCGAGGTCGAGCGCCGCCTGATCGCTGGTGATCTCGACCTGCTCTATATCGCGCCCGAGCGGCTGGTCACGCCGCGCTGCCTGTCAATGCTGGCGCAGGCCAGGGTCGCGCTGTTTGCGATCGACGAGGCACACTGCGTCTCGCAATGGGGGCACGATTTTCGTCCTGAATATGTCGCGCTCTCGGTCATCGCCGAGCGCTTTCCCGACGTGCCGCGGATCGCGCTCACCGCCACCGCCGACGAACTGACGCGCAAGGAGATCGTCGAGCGGCTGCAACTCGCGGATGCGCCGCAATTCGTCTCCAGCTTCGACAGGCCGAACATCCGCTACGAGATCGTCGACAAGCGCAACTCGGTGGCGCAACTGAAGGAGTTCATCCGCGAGCGCCATGGCGGCGAGGCCGGCATCGTCTATTGCCTGTCACGCAACCGGGTCGAGGAGGTCGCTGCCGCCTTGAGCGATGCCGGCATTCCGGCGCTCCCCTATCATGCCGGGCTCGATGGCGGTGTGCGCTCGCGCAACCAGGATCGCTTCCTGAATGAGGACGGCATCGTCATCGTCGCGACCATCGCCTTCGGCATGGGCATCGACAAACCGGACGTGCGCTTCGTCGCGCATCTCGACCTGCCCAAGAGTATCGAGGCCTATTATCAGGAGACCGGGCGGGCCGGCCGCGACGGAAATCCGTCCGCTGCCTGGATGGCCTACGGCCTTTCCGACATCGTGCAGCAACGCCGCATGATCGACGAGTCAGGCGCCTCCGACGCGTTCAAGCGGGCCTCGATCGGCAAGCTCGACGCGCTGGTCGGACTTGCCGAGACCGCGCATTGCCGGCGCCGGCGGCTGCTCGCCTATTTCGGCGAGACGGTCATGGCCGACAATTGCGGCAATTGCGACAACTGCCTGACGCCGCCGCAGATGCGCGACGGCAAGGTGTTGGCGCAGAAGCTCTTGTCCTGCGTCTACCGCACCGGACAGCGCTTCGGCGCCATGCACCTGATCGACGTTCTGGTGGGACGCCTGACCGAGAAAGTGACGCAGTTCGGCCACGACAAGCTGACCGTGTTCGGCGTCGGCCGTGAGCTCAACGAGAAGCAGTGGCGTACGGTGCTCAGGCAATTGGTGGCGATGGGGCATTTGCAGAGCGACAGCGAGGCTTTTGGCGCGCTGAAGCTGACGGAGTCTTCGCGCGGCGTCTTGCGCGGCGAGACGGAGGTCTGGCTGCGCGAGGAAGCCCCGGGGACGCGCCTTCGCGCCAGCCGCGCGAAATCCCGCCGCGGCGATCTTGCGCCGGCGTCGAGCGCGCCACAGGGCGACGTCGATCCCGAATTGCGCGCACGCCTGCGCGCCTGGCGCTCCGAGGTCGCCCGCGAGCGCGGCGTGCCCGCCTATGTCGTGCTGCACGATGCAACGATCGACGGCATCGTCCGCGCCTGGCCGACCACGCTGGATGAGTTGCGCAACGTGCCGGGGATCGGCGACAAGAAGCTCGAGCACTACGGCGAGGAGCTGCTGCGGCTGATCAGGACACGGTAG
- a CDS encoding 1-aminocyclopropane-1-carboxylate deaminase: MLEKFARYPLTFGPTPIEKLERLSKHLGGNVEIYAKREDCNSGLAYGGNKLRKLEYIIPDAIASNADTLVSIGGVQSNHTRMVAAVAAKIGMKCRLVQEAWVPHEDAVYDRVGNILLSRVMGADVRLVEDGFDIGIRKSWEQAIEEVKAAGGKPYAIPAGASVHKYGGLGYVGFAEEVRRQEKELGFKFDYIVVCTVTGSTHAGMLVGFAADGRARKVIGIDASFTPAQTKAQVLSIAQNTAKLVELGKELVEDDVVLIEDYAYPAYGVPSEETKAAIRLTARLEGMITDPVYEGKSMQGLIDLAKKGHFEKGAKILYAHLGGAPALNGYGYAFRNG, encoded by the coding sequence ATGCTGGAAAAATTCGCGCGCTATCCGCTGACCTTCGGGCCGACGCCAATCGAGAAGCTGGAGCGGCTGTCGAAACATCTCGGCGGCAATGTCGAGATCTATGCCAAGCGCGAGGACTGCAATTCCGGCCTCGCCTATGGCGGCAACAAGCTGCGCAAGCTCGAATACATCATCCCCGATGCGATCGCCTCGAACGCCGACACGCTGGTCTCGATCGGCGGCGTGCAGTCCAACCACACCCGCATGGTCGCCGCTGTCGCGGCCAAGATCGGCATGAAGTGCCGCCTGGTGCAGGAGGCCTGGGTACCGCACGAGGATGCCGTTTACGACCGCGTCGGCAACATCCTGCTGTCGCGCGTGATGGGCGCCGACGTGCGCCTCGTCGAGGACGGCTTTGACATCGGCATCCGCAAGAGCTGGGAGCAGGCGATCGAGGAAGTGAAGGCCGCGGGCGGCAAGCCTTACGCAATTCCGGCCGGCGCCTCCGTGCACAAATATGGCGGCCTCGGCTATGTCGGCTTCGCCGAGGAGGTTCGCCGCCAAGAGAAGGAACTCGGCTTCAAGTTCGACTACATCGTCGTCTGCACCGTCACCGGCTCGACGCATGCCGGCATGCTGGTTGGCTTCGCCGCGGATGGCCGTGCGCGAAAGGTGATCGGCATCGACGCCTCCTTCACGCCGGCGCAGACCAAGGCGCAGGTGCTGTCGATCGCGCAGAACACGGCAAAGCTCGTCGAGCTCGGCAAGGAGCTCGTCGAAGACGACGTCGTGCTGATCGAGGATTACGCCTATCCCGCCTACGGCGTGCCGTCGGAGGAGACCAAGGCAGCCATCCGCCTCACCGCGCGTCTCGAAGGCATGATCACCGACCCCGTCTACGAGGGCAAGTCGATGCAGGGCCTGATCGACCTCGCAAAGAAGGGCCATTTCGAGAAGGGCGCCAAGATCCTCTACGCCCATCTCGGCGGCGCACCGGCGCTCAACGGCTACGGCTACGCTTTCCGGAATGGGTGA
- a CDS encoding Lrp/AsnC ligand binding domain-containing protein, translated as MAIRLDRVDLKILRLLQNNGRLSNAELAETVAISPATCHRRTQRLFEDGFIASVRAMVAPKKVAKGTLVMVGVVLDRSTPESFAIFEQAVAKLKFVLDCHLVAGDFDYFLKIRVGDMEDFNRIHGEQLIALPGVRQTRTFFVMKEVVDNAPLEF; from the coding sequence ATGGCCATCCGACTCGACCGCGTCGATCTTAAGATATTGCGATTGCTACAGAATAATGGCCGGCTCAGTAATGCCGAGCTGGCCGAAACAGTCGCCATCAGCCCCGCTACCTGCCATCGCCGCACCCAGCGCCTGTTCGAGGATGGTTTTATCGCCTCGGTGCGCGCCATGGTCGCACCTAAGAAGGTGGCCAAGGGCACGCTGGTTATGGTCGGCGTCGTGCTCGACCGCTCGACGCCGGAGAGCTTCGCGATCTTCGAGCAGGCGGTGGCAAAGCTGAAATTCGTGCTCGACTGCCATCTCGTGGCCGGCGACTTCGATTATTTCCTCAAGATCCGCGTCGGCGACATGGAGGATTTCAACCGCATCCACGGCGAACAGCTCATCGCGCTGCCCGGCGTACGCCAGACCAGGACCTTCTTCGTCATGAAGGAGGTCGTCGACAACGCGCCGCTGGAGTTTTGA
- a CDS encoding citrate-proton symporter — protein sequence MQTSRKAIVAAVAGNAMEWYDFTVFALMTPVIKNLFFPVDPKVPGSEINALLLTTALFGTGFFMRPVGGLVLGYFGDRKGRKAAMTLGMGIMALSVALLALTPTYATAGIAAPLIVLLARLLQGFSVGGEFGTSTAYLIEAAPPGRTGFYGSWQIAGQLMANVLGAVLGAALTLTFTQEQLAAGAWRIPFFVGLVIVPILLYMRAKVVEPEASQRNMATVHKERFVAALKHPGRNFLIGMGMVVASAVSFYVTFGYTVTYAKEVLKLPLMQSFLVQMIAAIVMVVVVPIAGAVSDRYPRKLLLLASLTGYFVSLYPLYAWVISEPSIAKLLVAQVVIGFFSAFFLGVYCTTLVELFPVRVRSTALAIVNNVAVLIFGGFAQFFVTWLIALTGSPLAPIFYVMIGVGLGLISVIAMRPEDGERGVAAAEQVAEQVS from the coding sequence GCAGACGAGCAGAAAGGCCATCGTGGCGGCGGTCGCCGGCAATGCGATGGAATGGTACGACTTCACGGTGTTCGCGCTGATGACGCCGGTCATCAAGAACTTGTTCTTCCCGGTCGATCCGAAAGTCCCAGGCAGCGAGATCAACGCGCTGCTGCTGACCACCGCGCTGTTCGGCACCGGCTTCTTCATGCGGCCGGTCGGCGGCCTCGTGCTCGGCTATTTCGGCGACCGCAAGGGGCGGAAGGCGGCGATGACGCTCGGCATGGGCATCATGGCGCTCTCGGTTGCGCTGCTTGCGCTGACGCCGACCTATGCGACGGCCGGTATCGCCGCGCCGCTGATCGTGCTGCTGGCGCGGCTGCTCCAGGGCTTTTCGGTCGGCGGCGAGTTCGGCACCTCGACGGCCTATCTGATTGAAGCCGCGCCCCCTGGCCGCACCGGCTTCTACGGCTCCTGGCAGATCGCAGGCCAGCTCATGGCGAATGTCCTCGGCGCGGTGCTCGGCGCCGCCCTGACGTTGACTTTCACGCAGGAGCAGCTCGCGGCTGGTGCCTGGCGCATCCCGTTCTTCGTCGGCCTCGTGATCGTTCCGATCCTGCTCTACATGCGCGCCAAAGTCGTCGAGCCCGAAGCCTCCCAGCGCAACATGGCGACCGTGCACAAGGAGCGCTTCGTCGCCGCGCTGAAACATCCCGGCCGCAACTTCCTGATCGGCATGGGCATGGTGGTCGCGAGCGCGGTCTCGTTCTACGTCACCTTCGGCTACACCGTGACCTATGCCAAGGAGGTGCTGAAGCTGCCGCTGATGCAGAGCTTCCTGGTGCAGATGATCGCGGCGATCGTCATGGTCGTCGTCGTCCCTATCGCCGGCGCGGTCTCCGACCGCTATCCGCGCAAGCTACTGCTGCTCGCCTCCCTCACCGGTTATTTCGTCTCGCTCTATCCGCTCTATGCCTGGGTGATCTCCGAGCCGTCAATCGCAAAGCTCCTGGTTGCCCAGGTCGTGATCGGCTTCTTCAGCGCGTTCTTCCTCGGCGTCTACTGCACCACGCTGGTCGAGCTGTTCCCGGTCCGCGTCCGCTCGACCGCGCTTGCGATCGTCAACAATGTCGCCGTGCTGATCTTCGGCGGTTTTGCGCAGTTCTTCGTGACCTGGCTGATCGCGCTCACCGGCTCCCCACTCGCGCCTATCTTCTACGTCATGATCGGCGTCGGCCTCGGCCTGATCTCGGTGATAGCGATGCGGCCCGAGGACGGCGAGCGCGGCGTGGCCGCGGCGGAGCAGGTTGCCGAACAGGTCTCGTGA